In a single window of the Penaeus monodon isolate SGIC_2016 chromosome 3, NSTDA_Pmon_1, whole genome shotgun sequence genome:
- the LOC119585212 gene encoding histone-lysine N-methyltransferase SETMAR-like: protein METVILEDRCITARQLAQDIKTGVESGIVTPLAGKVMLTILWDHHAMEVWFCRYDIFSHPPYSPDTAPSEFHLFPSMKSFLKCKRFQDDENLISEITSWLQTQPADFYKRGGHRCIKR from the exons ATGGAGACTGTCATCTTGGAAGATCGCTGTATTACTgctcgtcagctagcccaagatatCAAGACTGGTGTTGAGTCT GGCATCGTCACACCCTTGGcgggcaaggtcatgctcacaatCCTTTGGGACCAtcatgca atggaagtttGGTTCTGTCGTTATGACATAttttctcatcctccttattctcctgacacTGCACCATCTGAgtttcacctctttccgtccatgaagtcatttttgaagtgCAAACGCTTCCAAGATGACGAGAATCTGATTTCTGaaatcacttcatggcttcagaCTCAACCAGCAGACTTCTACAAGCGAGGAGGCCACAGATGCATAAAACGATAG